The window AAGAAGGGATTACCGGCACCCGGCTACTCGTACTGCGTCGTCCGGAAGGGACCGAACGCGCAGGCGAGCGCCTGGCCGAGCGCCGTCGTTCGATCGGTTAAGCCGTCCGTACAGACGCCGATCGCTCCGTCTGACTCGGCGATGCCCGTCGTATCGAGTTCATCATCCATTACCGGGCCGAGTTCTTCCCCCGCCTCGAGCCGCTCCGCGACGCGGTCGGGGAGCCGAAGCGAAGGGCCGCCGCCGCGCTCGACTCGCTCGCCGTCGGTCACCGCCGCCCACATGATCAGCGTCACGCCGGGCGCGCCGTCGAACCGGGTAACGCCGCCCTCGAGACCGACGCCGAACTCGTAATCGGCACTCGCTTCGGCCAGTGCACGCCGGGCGCGGTTCTCGGCGCCCGCGACGGTTTCCTCGACGGACCACGGCTGTTCGGGGACGCCAGACTCGACGTCCACGGCGGTAACCGTCGGCTCGAATCGCTCGAGCGTTCGTTCGACCGCGTCGATCTTGACCGGGTTAGTGCTGCCGACTGCAACGTCCATACGGGGGCTTCGAACGACGGCTAATTGGACTCTCCGCTTTGGGACGCATTCACTACTTCAATGTTATGATTCCTCATACCGGTTCGGGCGAATTACCGGGTTTCGTGGCGTATCGGATCTCGATTTCGAAATCATTATACCTCGGGTCTCAGAACGGAGTAGGTAACGACTCCGTCCGGACTTTTGCGATTCGTTCGTCCGGGCAGCACTCGCCATCGCATGACCGACGCACAATCGAACACGAGAGTACGGCGTACCGAACGAGAAACCGACACCACGACCGAAACAGAGACCGAAACCGAATCGAACGACCTCGTCTGTCCGGAGTGTGCGGGCAACCTGGTCGTCGACGACGAGCACGGTGAAACCGTCTGTGAGGACTGCGGCCTCGTCGTCGAGGAGGACTCCGTCGACCGCGGCCCCGAGTGGCGCGCCTTCGACGCCGCCGAGAAAAACGAGAAGTCCCGCGTGGGCGCCCCCACGACGAACACGATGCACGACAAGGGGCTCTCGACGAACATCGACTGGCGCAACAAGGACGCCTACGGTAACTCGCTGGGATCCCGGCAACGGGAGAAGATGCAGCGCCTGCGCAAGTGGAACGAGCGGTTCCGCACCCGCGACTCCAAGGAGCGCAACTTAAAACAGGCCCTCGGTGAGATCGACCGCATGGCCTCCGCGCTCGGCCTGCCGAACAACGTCCGCGAGACCGCTTCCGTCATCTACCGCCGCGCGCTCGAGGAGGATCTCCTGCCCGGCCGCTCGATCGAAGGCGTCTCGACGGCCTGCGTCTACGCCGCCGCGCGCCAGGCCGGCGTCCCGCGGAGCCTCGACGAGATCGCGGACGTCTCCCGCGTCGAGAAAAACGAGATCGCCCGCACGTACCGCTACGTGGTCCGCGAACTGGGGCTCGAGGTCCAGCCCGCCGACCCCGAGAGCTACGTGCCCCGCTTCGCCTCCGGACTCGAGCTTTCCGACGAGGCCGAACACCGCGCCCGCTCGCTGCTCCAGAACGCCAAGGAGAAGGGCGTCCACAGCGGCAAGTCGCCGGTCGGCCTCGCGGCCGCCGCGGTCTACGCCGCCGCGCTGCTGACCAACGAGAAGACCACCCAGGCCGCCGTCTCCGACGTCGCCGACATCTCCGAAGTCACCATCCGCAACCGCTACCACGAGCTCCTCGAGGCCGAGGAGACGATCGGACTGGCCTGATCGGCGACGCGTCGAATCGACGACGAACCCGCACGAATCGCGCGGATCGGTACCATTTTTCTATCACCGGTTCTCACCGGTAGTATCATGGCTCTCGCATTCGATTCGTTCGTTCTCGCCGCCGCAACGGACGACCTGACGGACGAAGCTCGAGCCCGCGACCACGCGGACGCCGTCGAGTTTCGAATGGACCTGACGAGCGCGGACGACGCGCTGGCCGCCCTCGAGGCCTACGACGGCCAACTCCCGATCCTCGCGACCAACCGCGCCGCGTGGGAGGGCGGCGAGTGGGCCGGCGACGACGCGGAGCGGCTCGAGGTGCTGGCCGAAGCCGCTCGAACCGACGGCGTCGAGGCGATCGACGTCGAACTCGAGTCGCTGCGATCGGGCGCGGCCGACGACGTGCTCGAGACCGCCCGGGAGCAGGACGTTTCGGTGGTCGCGTCGACACACGACTTCGAGGGGACGCCGAGCGAGGACGCGATGATCGACCGACTCGCCGAGGCCTGCGAGTACGCCGACGTCGGCAAGCTCGCGGTGACGGCCCGCGACCGGTCGGACTCGCTCGCGGTGCTGTCGGCGACGCATCGGTTGACGCAGGACGGGAAGGCGGTCGCGACCATGGCGATGGGCGAGGCCGGCAGTCACACGCGAGCCGTCGCGCCGCTGTACGGCTCGCGGATCGGCTACGCCCCCGTCGACCCCGCCGACGCTACGGCGCCCGGCCAGTACGACCTGGCGACCCTCTCGCGGCTGGTGTCGGATCTCGAGTAACCGCGTCAGAATCGAAGTCCGCATCGGCGATACAACTGACTGACTGCGGTCAACCGATGATTAGCTGTCGGTACGCGTGACGGTAACAGCTGCATACCAATAGGTGACCCCGACGCATGCGGTCGTATGAACTCGACGGGGACGAGTCGCCTCGAGTCGCTCCGCCGGCGGTCGACCGGGGCCGGAGAGCGCGGGGCGGCGTTCGCGTTCGTCGGCGGGGGACAGGACGGGGATGGCGGCGAGGGAAGCGACAGGGCGGTCGATCCCGAAACGTCGTCGCGCGCCGAAACGCTGCTTCGCTCGATCGGTCTCGTCGCGACGCCGCCGGGATCGACGCCGCTTCGCCTCGAGTCGGCGTTCGAAACGGCCTGGCGGGAGCGGCTGCGCGAGATCCGCACGCAGGATGCACAGCGGGAGGTGCTCGCGGCGCGGCTCGGCACCGCTCCCGGACGGGTAACGCTCGCGGTTACCGGCGACGGGTTCGTCGCGACTCGTGGCGACGGGCGAGTCGGGTGCTGGCCGTCGAACGCGGCTTTTCTCGCCGACCTCGCGGCCGCGGAGACGCTGGACGAGCGTCGACCCGACTGGCAGTCCCTCGAGCCGGACGAACAGGGGATCGTACTGACCGCGCTCCGACTGTTTCTCGACCGCTGTCCGAACTGTGACGGCGCGCTCGTCGGGGCCGACGCGGGAACGGGGACGGCAACGGCGGCGGAACTCGAACGGCCGTCCGCGACGGGAACCGCCCGAACGGGTGCGGATCGGGGCGTTTCCCTCGAGTGTGCGTACTGCGGCGTGATGGTGATCCGGGCGCCGTACGAGTGACGGCCGTGACCGTCCCGGGACGCGATTTGCAGACGACGGCGGGGGACGAACGGATTCGAGAAGGCGTCATCTCGGAATCGGAATGTTAACCAGTCGGCTGGCCTAGTGTCCGACCATGACATGGTTTCGTGCGCTCCTCGCCGGGGCCCTCTCGATCCTCTTTCCCGGCGCAGGACACGCGTTCCTGCGGGACTGGCTCCGTGCAGTCGTCTTCGCGGGGCTGTATCTCTCGGCGATCGCGATCTTCCTCCCGATGGACCAGCTCGCCGCGGCGGAAACGATGACCGATGCGGTAACGATCGTCAGCGAGGATATGGACTCGATGGGACAGTTCGCGCTCTCGTTTATCGGCCTGTTCGCGGCGATCGACGCGACGTTCCGCTCGCTCGGCTTCCCGCCGACCGCGTCAGGCTCCGGCGCAGGCTCGAGCGACGGGCCGACCTGTCCCGAATGCGGCAAGGAACTCGACGAAGACCTCGAGTTCTGTCACTGGTGTACGACCCGCCTCGAGCCGGCCGAGCCCGAAGAGGCGGAACCGAGCGAAGCCTGATCGAGCCGCGAAAAACAGCGCTCCAGTCGGCGACGCTACTTCTCGATGATGCTCTCCTCGACGGCCTCGCCGAAGTGACGCGCCGTGTCCTCGTAGTACAGCAGGAGTTCGTCGCCGGCCTCGAGGTCGGTCACCGCCTTGCGGCCCTCGCCGGTGGCGACCTTGATCGTTTCGGCGTTCTGGAGTAGCGTCTCGACCCGGTCGCCAGCCTGCGTCTCGAGTGCGACCCGGAACATCGGGCGCTGCTCGATCTTGACGCGACCGACGATGGCCTCGCGGGTGTTACCGTTAGTGTCGACGACCTGCACCTCGTCGCCGCTTTGCAGTTCCGAGAGGTACTTCGTGCCGCCGTCGGGCGTCCGAACGTAGGCGTGAACCGCGCCCGCGTTGACTCTAAAGGGCCGCGAGGCGACGTAGGGCGACTCGGCCGTCTCGGCGTGGACGAAGACCAGTCCGCGGGCCATCGAACCGACGAGCATCCCCTCGTCGTGCTCGAGCAGGCTCCCCGTATCGATACAGACCCGATCGGCGCTGCCGACGCGCTCGACGTCGAGCACCTCGGCGTACTCCAGATCGAGGGTCTCGCGCTCGGCCTCGTCGCGGACCTCGACGGTCTTGCGGATCTCGTCGGGGTCGCTCGAGTCCAGCAGGACGGAGTCGGCACCGATCTCGAGCGTTTCGAACGCTGTCCGCGCTTCCTCGGCGGTGGTGACCCCCGCCACGAGGTCGGTCTCGTCGCCGATTCGGGCGATCAGGTTCTCGAGCGGAATGATCGTCCAGTCCTCGCCGATGATGATCGTGTGGTCGGCCTCCTGGGCCGCGGTCTCGGCGAATTTCTCGTACTCGGTGTCGAGGATCCGGACGTACGCCCCGCGCTCGAGGTCGGCGTCCTCGTCACGGCGCAGCGTCGAGAGGTCGGCCGAGCCGGAGAAGTCCTCGGGCATGTCGATCGTCGCGTCGCCCTCGCCGTCCTTGCCGACGATGACGGCGTCGGGTTTCGCGGCGGCTTCGTCGCCCGTGTCGCCGACGTCCTCGATGACGTCCTCGGCGTCGTCGCTTTCCGCGTCGTCGACGAGCGTCACGTCGCCGTTCGTTCGGAACGCCGCGACGTTGATGTCGCCGAGTTCGCGCACGCGCTCGACGTCGGCTTCGTCGACCAGTACCCAGTCGGCGCCCGCCTCGAGCGCGGCGGTGATCCGCTCGCGGCGCTCGTCCCAGTCGCCGACGGTGTCGTCGGCCTTGATCCAGACGGATCGTGTCCGTGTCATGCATCGACGGTCGAAGGGAACCGGCTTGAACGTGGCGAATCGTGCAGGCCGGTCCCGCGGCCCGTCCGCCGACCGCGTTGGGTCCGGAATTGCGGCCGTCGAAACGTTAAGAACGCGCTCGCACCAACTAGGGATAGATGTCCGGCTACGACGCGATCTGTTTCGATCTCGACCACACCCTCTGCGAGCCGACCCGCGACCCCGCGGCGCTGCTCGAGGCGGCCTTTACCCGCGCAGACTGCGAGCGGTTCTGTACCCCGGCCGACCTGCGCGCCGCGATTCCCGATCTGCCGACGGCGGAGTCGGATCTGGAATTCTACGAGCACCTGTTTACCGAGGTCGCGCGCCGCGCCGAGCGCGATATCGACTCCGAAATTCCGTCGCGACTCGCCCGCGCGTACCTCGCGGAAACGGACCCGACCGCCGTCCAGTTTCGGCCGGGCGCCGAGCGCGCCCTCGAGTACGCCCGCGACCGCGGGCAGGTCGCGCTGATCACCAACGGCGGACGCGAGACCCAGACGCAGAAGTTGCAGGCGCTCGGCATCGAGGACGCCTTCGACGTCCGCGTCTTCACCGAGCCGAGCGCGGGGATCCACCCGAAGCCCGACGCGGCGCCGTTCGAACACGCGCTCTCGACGCTCGAGGCGACGCCCGACGGCGCGATTCACATCGGCGACTCGCTGCACGCCGACGTTGCGGGGGCGAACGCGATGGGCCTCGATTCGGCGTGGATCGCGACCGACGGCGGAACCGACCTCGGTGAACACCGACCGACCTACGAACTCCCGTCGCTC is drawn from Halopiger aswanensis and contains these coding sequences:
- a CDS encoding DUF7575 domain-containing protein is translated as MTWFRALLAGALSILFPGAGHAFLRDWLRAVVFAGLYLSAIAIFLPMDQLAAAETMTDAVTIVSEDMDSMGQFALSFIGLFAAIDATFRSLGFPPTASGSGAGSSDGPTCPECGKELDEDLEFCHWCTTRLEPAEPEEAEPSEA
- the yjjX gene encoding inosine/xanthosine triphosphatase, yielding MDVAVGSTNPVKIDAVERTLERFEPTVTAVDVESGVPEQPWSVEETVAGAENRARRALAEASADYEFGVGLEGGVTRFDGAPGVTLIMWAAVTDGERVERGGGPSLRLPDRVAERLEAGEELGPVMDDELDTTGIAESDGAIGVCTDGLTDRTTALGQALACAFGPFRTTQYE
- a CDS encoding 3-dehydroquinate synthase II, producing MTRTRSVWIKADDTVGDWDERRERITAALEAGADWVLVDEADVERVRELGDINVAAFRTNGDVTLVDDAESDDAEDVIEDVGDTGDEAAAKPDAVIVGKDGEGDATIDMPEDFSGSADLSTLRRDEDADLERGAYVRILDTEYEKFAETAAQEADHTIIIGEDWTIIPLENLIARIGDETDLVAGVTTAEEARTAFETLEIGADSVLLDSSDPDEIRKTVEVRDEAERETLDLEYAEVLDVERVGSADRVCIDTGSLLEHDEGMLVGSMARGLVFVHAETAESPYVASRPFRVNAGAVHAYVRTPDGGTKYLSELQSGDEVQVVDTNGNTREAIVGRVKIEQRPMFRVALETQAGDRVETLLQNAETIKVATGEGRKAVTDLEAGDELLLYYEDTARHFGEAVEESIIEK
- the aroD gene encoding type I 3-dehydroquinate dehydratase, with the protein product MALAFDSFVLAAATDDLTDEARARDHADAVEFRMDLTSADDALAALEAYDGQLPILATNRAAWEGGEWAGDDAERLEVLAEAARTDGVEAIDVELESLRSGAADDVLETAREQDVSVVASTHDFEGTPSEDAMIDRLAEACEYADVGKLAVTARDRSDSLAVLSATHRLTQDGKAVATMAMGEAGSHTRAVAPLYGSRIGYAPVDPADATAPGQYDLATLSRLVSDLE
- a CDS encoding transcription initiation factor IIB; the protein is MTDAQSNTRVRRTERETDTTTETETETESNDLVCPECAGNLVVDDEHGETVCEDCGLVVEEDSVDRGPEWRAFDAAEKNEKSRVGAPTTNTMHDKGLSTNIDWRNKDAYGNSLGSRQREKMQRLRKWNERFRTRDSKERNLKQALGEIDRMASALGLPNNVRETASVIYRRALEEDLLPGRSIEGVSTACVYAAARQAGVPRSLDEIADVSRVEKNEIARTYRYVVRELGLEVQPADPESYVPRFASGLELSDEAEHRARSLLQNAKEKGVHSGKSPVGLAAAAVYAAALLTNEKTTQAAVSDVADISEVTIRNRYHELLEAEETIGLA
- a CDS encoding HAD family hydrolase, coding for MSGYDAICFDLDHTLCEPTRDPAALLEAAFTRADCERFCTPADLRAAIPDLPTAESDLEFYEHLFTEVARRAERDIDSEIPSRLARAYLAETDPTAVQFRPGAERALEYARDRGQVALITNGGRETQTQKLQALGIEDAFDVRVFTEPSAGIHPKPDAAPFEHALSTLEATPDGAIHIGDSLHADVAGANAMGLDSAWIATDGGTDLGEHRPTYELPSLEAFETIV